A stretch of Nitrospirota bacterium DNA encodes these proteins:
- the vsr gene encoding DNA mismatch endonuclease Vsr, translating to MRNRWPTDPTTSARMKRVRQIATGPEQRVQAVIRTLGVRFSNSLRSLDGSPDFCSKKHRWAVFVHGCFWHGHAYCRYATVPQRNRTSWLAKIKGNKARDRRVTNTLRKSGYAVYVIWECQTHDPNRLRRRLVAFFTRQTHCTLRNLEVISKSKSGTLTQRRL from the coding sequence ATGAGGAACAGGTGGCCGACCGATCCGACAACTTCAGCCCGCATGAAGCGGGTACGGCAAATAGCGACTGGCCCTGAACAAAGAGTTCAGGCTGTGATTCGAACACTTGGGGTGCGGTTTTCCAACTCGCTTAGGTCTCTTGATGGAAGCCCTGACTTCTGCAGCAAAAAGCATCGCTGGGCTGTTTTTGTGCATGGATGTTTCTGGCATGGCCATGCATACTGTCGATACGCCACGGTGCCACAAAGAAATCGTACTTCTTGGTTGGCGAAAATCAAAGGAAACAAGGCTCGGGATCGTCGAGTCACAAATACTCTGCGAAAAAGCGGGTATGCGGTTTATGTGATCTGGGAGTGCCAGACACACGACCCTAACCGACTTCGCCGTCGGCTGGTTGCATTCTTTACAAGACAGACTCACTGTACTCTTCGCAATTTGGAAGTAATTTCCAAATCAAAATCTGGCACCTTGACACAGCGAAGACTTTGA
- a CDS encoding efflux RND transporter permease subunit: MSTHVGLSGRLAGLFIGSKLTPLILLGALLLGVFAVVVTPREEEPQIVVPMADVFLSFPGASAKVVEEQLTKPFERKISEIRGVEYVYSISRPSGVLIIVRFYVGEPMEQSLVDLYDKLMSNQDLFPPGAGTFLVKPRDINDVPIVTVTLSSNRYGDAQLQQLAEHVLEHVKKVPGTAGGFFVGGRPRELRIQIDPARMRAYGVTPLDMAGVIRGENLALPAGRFQSQNQEYVLETGRFIRSREDLEALVVGVRDGRPIYLRQVADVIDGPSDVTRYVWFGLGAGGDRETGRTSDASRDTLHESPAVTVAVAKQRGMNAVTVTREVLRTVDELKGTIIPSDVRVTVTRDYGETADDKANELLWHLLIAVAAVVLFLGLTLGVRPAMVVSLAIPVTLSLTLFTSMLIGYTINRVTLFALIFSIGILVDDAIVVVENTYRHLTMRRLPHREASIYAVDEVGNPTILATFTVIAALLPMAFISGLMGPYMRPIPVNASIAMFFSLLVAFIVIPWFCQTCYRAGVVMKGVEQDDVTDGWTYRFYQRVLTPLLRHPWLAYGFLALVGLLLVASVALFYTRSVTVKMLPFDNKSELQVVVDMPEGTTLEETARVTKAVTQYVRTIPEVRDYQAYVGTASPFNFNGLVRHYFLREGSHQADIQMNLLPKDQRSAQSHEIARLVRPAVQEIGRQFGANVKVVEVPPGPPVQSVLVAEVYGPDYDRQRAVAKELRAMFEATPGVVDVDDFMEHDQIKYVFTVDHAKAALAGVPSDDIVRTLRMALGGDKIGLVHIPKEKSPVQIVMRLPQAERTGLEHFGEIAVRRPTGEMVQLSELLRLEQTIEEKAIYHKNQKPVVYVVGDVGGPGAEKAESPVYGVLGIGDRLKSYRPPEGYEIEQHYAKAPWSESRVAVKWDGEWQITYETFRDMGIAFAIAMLLIYLLIVGEFQSFLTPFIIMAPIPLTLIGIVPGHWMTGSYFTATSMIGFIALAGIIVRNSILLVDFIELQRREGWPLQEAVIRAGAIRTRPILLTAAALMVGAFVIILDPIFQGLAVSLLFGVGASTLLTLVVIPVLYVSLMKWSRPQGPTEEAGQKQAATESSGVN; encoded by the coding sequence ATGTCCACCCACGTCGGTCTCTCAGGACGTCTCGCCGGTCTGTTCATCGGGAGCAAGCTCACGCCTCTGATCTTATTAGGGGCGCTGTTGCTCGGGGTGTTCGCCGTTGTCGTCACACCGCGAGAGGAAGAACCGCAAATCGTCGTGCCGATGGCCGACGTCTTCCTGTCATTTCCCGGCGCGTCAGCAAAGGTCGTCGAAGAACAACTCACCAAACCCTTCGAGCGCAAGATCTCCGAGATTCGCGGAGTCGAATATGTCTATTCGATCTCCCGGCCCAGCGGTGTTCTGATCATTGTGCGGTTCTACGTCGGTGAACCGATGGAGCAGAGTCTCGTCGACCTCTACGACAAGCTCATGTCCAACCAGGATCTGTTTCCGCCGGGCGCCGGGACCTTCCTCGTGAAGCCGCGGGACATCAACGATGTGCCGATTGTCACAGTAACCCTCTCCAGCAACCGCTACGGCGATGCTCAGCTCCAGCAACTGGCGGAGCATGTGCTCGAACACGTGAAGAAGGTGCCTGGGACGGCCGGAGGATTCTTTGTCGGCGGACGCCCGCGTGAACTGCGTATTCAGATCGACCCGGCCCGCATGCGTGCCTATGGGGTGACGCCGCTCGACATGGCCGGAGTAATCAGGGGCGAGAATCTGGCGCTGCCTGCCGGCCGTTTCCAAAGTCAAAACCAAGAGTATGTGCTGGAAACCGGCCGCTTTATTCGTTCGCGCGAAGATCTCGAAGCGCTGGTGGTCGGCGTTCGCGATGGCAGGCCGATCTATCTCCGTCAGGTCGCAGACGTGATCGATGGTCCTTCCGACGTCACGCGATACGTCTGGTTCGGCCTGGGCGCCGGTGGGGATCGTGAAACGGGCCGCACGAGCGACGCTTCACGAGATACGCTTCACGAGTCCCCTGCCGTGACCGTGGCAGTCGCCAAGCAGCGGGGCATGAACGCCGTCACCGTCACCCGCGAGGTGCTCCGTACCGTCGATGAGTTGAAAGGCACGATCATCCCGTCAGACGTGCGCGTCACGGTCACGCGCGATTACGGGGAGACGGCCGATGACAAGGCGAACGAATTGCTGTGGCATCTGCTGATCGCGGTGGCGGCGGTGGTGCTGTTTCTCGGGCTGACCCTGGGCGTGCGGCCGGCGATGGTCGTCTCGCTGGCCATTCCCGTGACGCTCTCCCTCACGCTCTTTACCTCCATGCTGATCGGCTACACGATCAACCGGGTCACACTCTTCGCCCTGATCTTTTCGATCGGCATCCTGGTCGATGACGCCATCGTCGTGGTGGAGAACACCTATCGGCATCTGACTATGCGTCGTCTTCCCCATCGCGAAGCCTCCATTTATGCCGTGGACGAAGTGGGGAATCCCACGATCCTGGCCACCTTCACCGTGATCGCGGCCCTCCTGCCCATGGCCTTTATCTCAGGCCTGATGGGCCCCTATATGAGGCCGATACCGGTGAACGCGTCGATCGCCATGTTCTTTTCGTTGCTGGTCGCCTTCATCGTCATTCCCTGGTTTTGTCAGACCTGCTATCGCGCAGGTGTGGTGATGAAGGGCGTGGAGCAAGACGATGTGACAGACGGCTGGACATACCGGTTCTATCAGCGAGTCCTCACGCCGCTGCTCCGCCACCCATGGCTAGCCTATGGGTTTCTGGCCTTGGTCGGCTTGCTGCTCGTCGCATCGGTGGCGCTGTTCTATACGAGGAGCGTGACGGTCAAAATGCTGCCCTTCGATAACAAGAGCGAATTGCAGGTTGTTGTCGACATGCCGGAAGGGACCACGTTGGAAGAAACGGCGCGAGTCACGAAGGCCGTGACCCAATATGTGCGCACGATTCCAGAAGTCCGCGATTATCAGGCCTATGTCGGGACGGCCTCGCCGTTCAATTTTAACGGCCTGGTCCGGCATTACTTTCTCCGGGAGGGGAGCCATCAAGCCGATATTCAGATGAATCTGTTGCCCAAGGATCAGCGGTCGGCGCAGAGCCATGAGATCGCCCGGCTGGTGCGGCCGGCCGTGCAGGAGATCGGCCGTCAGTTTGGCGCGAACGTGAAGGTAGTGGAAGTGCCACCGGGGCCTCCCGTGCAATCGGTGCTGGTGGCGGAAGTCTATGGACCGGACTACGATCGGCAACGGGCTGTGGCTAAGGAACTTCGAGCCATGTTCGAGGCGACCCCCGGGGTGGTGGATGTGGACGATTTCATGGAGCACGATCAGATCAAATATGTCTTTACCGTCGATCATGCGAAGGCGGCGCTGGCGGGGGTTCCGTCCGACGATATCGTGAGGACGTTGCGTATGGCGCTTGGCGGGGACAAGATCGGCCTGGTGCATATTCCCAAAGAGAAAAGTCCGGTTCAGATCGTCATGCGGCTGCCGCAGGCGGAGCGGACCGGATTGGAGCATTTCGGCGAAATTGCCGTGCGGCGGCCGACCGGTGAAATGGTGCAGTTGTCGGAACTCTTGCGGTTGGAACAGACGATCGAAGAGAAGGCCATTTACCACAAGAACCAGAAGCCGGTGGTCTATGTCGTCGGCGACGTCGGAGGGCCCGGTGCGGAGAAAGCGGAGAGTCCTGTGTACGGGGTGCTCGGGATCGGTGACCGGCTGAAATCCTATCGCCCGCCGGAAGGTTATGAGATCGAACAGCACTACGCAAAGGCACCCTGGTCCGAGAGCCGTGTGGCGGTGAAGTGGGACGGGGAATGGCAGATCACCTACGAGACCTTCCGGGACATGGGGATTGCGTTTGCCATCGCCATGTTGCTGATCTATCTCTTGATCGTCGGCGAGTTCCAGTCGTTTCTCACGCCGTTCATCATCATGGCGCCCATTCCCCTGACGTTGATCGGCATCGTGCCGGGACATTGGATGACCGGCTCATATTTTACCGCCACGTCGATGATCGGGTTCATCGCCCTGGCGGGTATCATCGTGCGCAATTCAATTTTATTGGTGGACTTCATCGAGTTGCAACGACGGGAGGGCTGGCCGTTGCAGGAAGCGGTGATCCGGGCCGGAGCCATCCGCACGCGCCCGATTCTCTTGACCGCGGCGGCGCTGATGGTCGGGGCCTTCGTCATCATTCTCGATCCGATCTTTCAGGGACTTGCGGTCTCGCTGCTCTTCGGAGTCGGCGCCTCGACCCTGCTGACATTGGTCGTGATCCCGGTTCTCTATGTCAGTCTGATGAAATGGTCCCGCCCTCAGGGGCCGACAGAAGAGGCAGGTCAGAAGCAGGCGGCTACCGAGTCGTCGGGAGTGAACTGA
- a CDS encoding efflux RND transporter periplasmic adaptor subunit — protein MRVVGMDVVTREGENLLMYRLVLAVMMVVSITACNSREEPVQPARTPTVSAPIQAAVTEVQTVQVPLRVEVTGQITALVQATLSSQVQSTVDKLLVREGMIVKKGQTLVVLDSRDLREELARAQAESENARAHLDRMKQLYGEDAVSKQEKENADRTFKVAEASRRAALTKVSYTIVTAPFDGVITEKKIEAGEIASPGQPLLKMEDPQRLRLEATVAEGDLQALSRGATIPVMIDALGSKTLPGTVAQILPAGDAATHTFLVKVELPPTPGLKTGMFGRMLVDKGTGQTLVVPRAAVIERGELTGLYIVGPDSLARLRWVKLGRTVGESIEILSGVTAGERLLADASTGIEGARIEAVTR, from the coding sequence ATGCGGGTCGTTGGGATGGATGTCGTGACTAGAGAGGGAGAGAATCTGCTCATGTACCGGCTCGTGCTTGCCGTCATGATGGTTGTTTCGATCACAGCCTGTAACTCTCGGGAGGAGCCGGTCCAACCGGCGCGGACTCCCACAGTTTCTGCACCGATCCAGGCCGCGGTGACAGAGGTGCAGACGGTTCAAGTTCCGCTACGTGTCGAAGTCACGGGGCAGATCACAGCGCTGGTACAGGCGACGTTGTCGAGCCAAGTCCAATCCACGGTGGACAAGCTCTTGGTTCGAGAGGGCATGATCGTAAAGAAGGGCCAGACGTTGGTGGTCCTCGACAGCCGTGACCTTCGTGAGGAACTCGCCCGGGCGCAAGCAGAGTCTGAGAATGCTCGCGCGCATCTCGATCGCATGAAGCAACTCTATGGTGAGGATGCAGTCTCGAAGCAGGAGAAGGAGAACGCCGATCGCACGTTCAAAGTGGCCGAGGCCAGCCGGCGGGCTGCTCTCACGAAGGTGAGCTACACCATCGTCACGGCGCCGTTCGACGGGGTCATCACGGAAAAGAAGATCGAGGCCGGCGAGATTGCCTCCCCAGGACAGCCGCTCCTGAAAATGGAAGACCCGCAGCGATTACGTCTGGAAGCGACCGTGGCAGAAGGAGACCTTCAGGCGCTCTCGCGTGGCGCGACGATCCCGGTCATGATCGATGCGCTCGGTTCTAAGACGTTGCCCGGCACGGTGGCGCAGATCCTTCCAGCGGGAGACGCAGCGACCCATACGTTCCTCGTCAAGGTGGAGCTGCCTCCGACGCCCGGGCTGAAGACCGGCATGTTCGGGCGCATGCTGGTGGATAAGGGAACCGGCCAGACGCTGGTTGTTCCGAGGGCTGCAGTCATAGAGCGAGGCGAGCTTACGGGCCTCTATATCGTCGGGCCCGATTCGTTGGCCCGCCTACGTTGGGTCAAGCTGGGCCGCACGGTGGGCGAGTCGATCGAGATCCTGTCCGGGGTCACAGCCGGAGAACGGCTGCTTGCGGACGCCAGTACTGGCATTGAGGGGGCTCGGATCGAAGCCGTGACGCGGTAA
- a CDS encoding Fic family protein gives MRASNEGSPRPRVARAQKIISLYPLIHPFREGNGRAARILAVLMGLQAGLPALVFDKLSGRKRRQYFAAVQAGLDRNYDPMTTLFTAVIERTLQVHEKR, from the coding sequence TTGCGCGCGTCCAACGAGGGTAGTCCGCGACCGCGCGTTGCGCGAGCACAGAAGATCATCAGCCTCTATCCCCTCATCCATCCATTCCGGGAAGGGAACGGGAGAGCCGCTCGAATTCTCGCTGTGCTTATGGGGCTACAGGCGGGGTTGCCCGCTCTTGTGTTCGACAAGTTATCTGGCAGGAAACGGCGCCAGTATTTTGCTGCGGTGCAGGCGGGACTAGATCGCAATTACGATCCCATGACCACACTATTTACCGCGGTGATCGAGAGGACTTTACAGGTGCACGAGAAGAGGTGA
- a CDS encoding DsrE family protein, whose protein sequence is MSRYATVVGFVGLMLLAGLVCRVEPVQSAEGPEAGSKIHRVVMHLNSGEEKVQKGALNNIKNLYEALGAERVMVELVAHGAGLSLFTKQDTKLAEELARLKTSYGVSYTACSNTMKAQGLTRADLIDQVDRTMPAVVRLMELQEQGWAYIKP, encoded by the coding sequence ATGTCTCGATATGCCACTGTTGTCGGTTTCGTCGGCTTGATGCTGTTGGCCGGTCTTGTCTGCCGTGTGGAACCGGTGCAGAGCGCAGAGGGACCAGAGGCCGGCAGCAAGATCCATCGCGTGGTCATGCACCTGAATAGCGGAGAGGAGAAGGTGCAGAAGGGAGCGCTCAACAACATCAAGAATCTCTATGAGGCATTGGGCGCCGAACGAGTGATGGTGGAACTCGTCGCCCATGGAGCTGGACTGTCGTTGTTCACGAAACAGGATACGAAGCTGGCCGAAGAGCTGGCGAGGCTGAAGACCTCCTATGGGGTCTCGTATACTGCCTGTTCAAACACGATGAAGGCTCAAGGGCTTACGAGGGCCGATTTGATCGATCAGGTGGATCGCACCATGCCGGCCGTGGTGCGCCTGATGGAATTGCAGGAGCAGGGGTGGGCGTACATCAAACCGTAA
- a CDS encoding helix-turn-helix transcriptional regulator: MNRDLKRFGMRVRELRQASGLSQEALAERSGLHRTYVGGIERGERNVGVLNILKLSLALRIHPSDFFADH; the protein is encoded by the coding sequence ATGAACCGAGACCTCAAACGCTTCGGAATGCGAGTTCGAGAGCTTCGGCAAGCGTCAGGCCTATCCCAGGAAGCATTGGCAGAACGCTCTGGGCTTCACCGAACGTATGTTGGCGGCATCGAACGAGGCGAACGAAACGTTGGAGTTCTGAACATTCTCAAGCTCTCCTTGGCTTTACGGATACACCCCAGTGATTTTTTCGCGGATCATTGA
- a CDS encoding OsmC family protein gives MDVKPKVYLYHTAVKWTEQRKGVISCAGKPDIQVATPPEFKGHDGIWSPEDLFVASANICLMTTFLSVAERAGLVFTSYESQAEGKLELVEGKFQFTTITLKPTITLPANADAAKAKELIEKAEANCLISNSMKANVSLEATIR, from the coding sequence ATGGATGTGAAGCCGAAAGTCTATCTGTATCACACGGCAGTGAAATGGACGGAGCAGCGCAAGGGAGTCATCTCCTGCGCCGGTAAACCGGATATTCAAGTTGCGACGCCGCCGGAGTTCAAAGGGCACGACGGCATCTGGTCGCCGGAGGATCTATTCGTCGCCTCCGCCAATATCTGTTTGATGACGACGTTCCTGTCGGTGGCGGAGCGAGCCGGTCTGGTCTTTACCTCCTACGAGAGTCAGGCTGAAGGAAAGCTGGAATTGGTCGAGGGGAAGTTTCAGTTCACGACCATCACGTTGAAGCCGACCATCACGCTCCCGGCGAATGCCGATGCGGCCAAGGCGAAGGAGCTGATCGAGAAAGCCGAAGCGAACTGCCTGATTTCCAACTCGATGAAGGCCAACGTCAGCTTGGAAGCGACGATCCGATAG
- the dcm gene encoding DNA (cytosine-5-)-methyltransferase, with the protein MRENIFDMRSRRLELGLPQREVALRACVRETQLRKWERGLELPDSESAKRLGKVLKISPYKLLSAQEIHAEFATPGEGYTTAEAGKGEVTRRKSVPPSGIRRVLDVFCGAGGLSYGFERSEGFITTCGIDLLPDRIKTFMANHHYATGIAGDLRAYSLHEIHKLTGHVDVVVGGPPCQGFSSIRPFRNLTEGDPRNSLVEHYVLVINHLRPEWFVFENVVGILTHENGSRLRAVLEGFRSAGYSVEWRVVNAALYGVAQHRERVVIVGNRRGVPFLWPNPSHRAEHKSMAGSRPEVIRTEGPLFCPDLPPAVTLMEAIDDLPPIPAGGEASGYIGPTRTEYQRKLRAGSNLLTLHRATNHSAKMLEIIRHAGSNISALPQGMVKSGFSSCYSRLNPDRPSTTLTVNFVHPASNRCIHPYQDRALTPREGARIQSFPDSYQFHGTTAQVVKQIGNAVPPILGQRIAEAIISSEENVKNGRPKKSRDAWQPQVESAF; encoded by the coding sequence ATGCGTGAAAATATTTTCGACATGCGATCACGAAGGTTGGAGCTCGGACTTCCACAGCGCGAGGTCGCACTGCGTGCCTGCGTCCGAGAGACGCAACTCAGAAAATGGGAACGTGGGCTCGAGTTGCCGGATTCTGAGTCAGCAAAAAGATTGGGAAAGGTTCTTAAGATCAGCCCGTATAAGCTTCTCAGTGCACAGGAGATCCACGCTGAATTTGCTACCCCAGGTGAGGGATACACAACTGCTGAGGCTGGCAAAGGTGAAGTTACTCGTCGTAAGTCGGTTCCTCCCAGTGGGATTAGACGAGTCTTGGATGTTTTTTGTGGGGCCGGTGGTCTTTCATATGGATTTGAACGGTCAGAAGGGTTCATCACCACATGTGGAATAGATCTGCTCCCTGACCGTATCAAGACATTTATGGCCAACCATCACTATGCAACTGGTATTGCCGGAGATTTGCGTGCATATTCTCTTCACGAGATACACAAGCTAACAGGGCATGTTGACGTTGTTGTGGGTGGACCGCCCTGCCAAGGATTCTCATCGATTCGCCCCTTCCGAAATCTGACAGAGGGCGATCCTCGGAATTCATTAGTCGAGCATTATGTATTGGTCATCAATCACTTGCGTCCAGAGTGGTTCGTTTTTGAGAACGTTGTTGGAATACTAACCCATGAAAACGGCTCACGGCTTCGCGCCGTCCTTGAAGGCTTCCGTAGCGCGGGCTACTCAGTTGAATGGCGTGTGGTTAACGCGGCTTTGTATGGTGTCGCACAACATCGCGAGCGTGTTGTAATTGTTGGAAATCGAAGAGGGGTGCCATTTTTATGGCCAAATCCTTCTCACCGCGCTGAACATAAAAGCATGGCTGGATCGCGGCCAGAAGTTATTCGAACTGAGGGCCCTCTCTTCTGTCCCGACCTCCCGCCCGCGGTCACTCTGATGGAGGCCATCGATGATCTGCCGCCAATACCTGCTGGTGGGGAGGCCTCAGGGTATATTGGGCCGACTCGGACTGAGTATCAGCGAAAACTGAGAGCCGGATCAAACCTCCTTACTTTGCACAGGGCAACCAATCACTCAGCAAAGATGCTCGAAATAATACGTCACGCAGGAAGCAACATTTCTGCTCTGCCGCAGGGTATGGTCAAAAGCGGTTTCAGTTCATGCTACAGCCGACTCAATCCTGATAGGCCAAGCACAACTTTAACGGTTAATTTCGTGCATCCTGCATCAAACCGCTGCATCCATCCATATCAGGATCGTGCTCTTACGCCTCGCGAGGGTGCCCGCATTCAGAGCTTCCCAGACAGTTATCAGTTTCACGGCACAACAGCACAAGTCGTAAAGCAGATTGGGAATGCCGTCCCGCCCATTTTGGGGCAACGAATTGCTGAAGCTATTATTAGTAGCGAGGAAAATGTGAAAAATGGTCGACCTAAGAAATCCCGAGATGCTTGGCAGCCTCAGGTTGAATCTGCCTTTTAG